The following coding sequences are from one Gigantopelta aegis isolate Gae_Host chromosome 15, Gae_host_genome, whole genome shotgun sequence window:
- the LOC121389981 gene encoding nuclear pore complex protein DDB_G0274915-like, which produces MLFSFNPYIILLLLFLITWCLLNYQIAFFLSGLGLVGLLSDALSPSTGEVYDREQVPVSEKDERSKRKLKKKFKMFKSWNPFRRKPEKSKENIASQRPKADRFYQDEDPYNLPNLKDRPKIKSATPGLTRQHRSFVVNNSQQRNSEVYNSTNNRSVLNASGPLLSTPLLPRVKRAVGANESFSQFSPGFSPSIRSGNRSITRSSTFHYAPNHPTKSTPGTLPTVRLRKTNRRSFLDTSNSYSQSPNTVKIAPPDQSVIFSPRVLPLIEQKPVNQKPIDTQAVVCALRQRRKRSMVQTDETFVNESDQQAKRRRQDSSQSTASSSSLPPMPENLPDLSNTSLMMHLDPVSMKRPSAPSRDPIDNSDMHRDSPAKRARGESKNNPILSSLSSAKRALDKSVLVQRDSLKRKPLRSVGDCEESVSEFLNSSDLVRDEQKCAETSMDVKEDQFTKLHEKTESDLSSLRNKSQNDSSTSTPSKQPVLDGITMSARRRQRSLYPTLNTSFQNVITGSLSVSVEDYEQDRAQEQQRVHDMLNEVEAAHKRKQNKGQVATSTSESLGTATTSVFSSTAQISLGGVSATSTSLLLTTSTSTASTSQATSVVPSLTTAVTASSSSATSSSVTTQPQYSFKPVFGSTAVSQATATTTAAAATASGLVSTPASSTTTTQPSGFSMVFPPPGSAASQSTEKAPPPYQSNTSNVSATNTLAASQGLSAPAASNSTPAGLSTTLVSSTSAQGSLSATSTLGGLFSASVQSSIPSTSVQNALPATSTLGGLFSASVQSSMPSASAQNGLSTTSAHSGLLSSSVQTGLSPLSVLSALSSTTGISDQMGVSSQAQPTSNPFKVPNTHTSTSSALGTSGGFSFAAPADKAVTNAAQTLFAASTPVTSSQATSSLGASLFAASAAAAVASSKAVSSSGSLLFGATSQSNTGNPGQSFAFGSGGGDSNPKPVGFNFGQPASTAGPVFGSSGGQPDVVKSGKDALKVNLFGASPAPTSSKPSPFSFGQPPSQTSAVPNQQVSSAPGQMLSSGFNFGTAPSSSSANPNAQNKPSAGFLMSAGQPSSQPSQSAMFNFGAENATSGNTFGAFGSSVGTVAATTVSTGPVSGGPALFSFGGPSASQPKQNFGFSAATTASNTFAFNAASSQPQKSQGNTMPSSMFGMPNQSGGFGSTQPKSSGPVFGSTTAAPSFGSSTAAVFGNTGDKKPGGMAGSSSGFNFGVSQPTFGGGSQTSAPMFEAGQAAPAFGASQATKMGFGASQAPAQGFGASQAPAQGFGASQTPAQGFGASQTPAQGFGASQTPAQGFGSTPAQVPNFGSSVAAFGTPALGSATFQFGQSGGQPSTENKGFNFSASSPPVFNFGSTNPIPQIANNMFTNNTSSGIPQKPRAAGNRSRRRVLRK; this is translated from the exons ATGTTGTTCTCTTTTAATCCTTAcataatacttttattattgtttcTGATTACATGGTGTTTGCTGAATTATCAAAttgctttttttctctctggaCTAGGACTGGTTGGGCTTCTTAGCGATGCGCTTTCACCAAGCACCGGCGAAGTTTATGACCGGGAACAAGTTCCGGTGTCTGAGAAAGACGAGAGATCAAAGcgtaaattaaagaaaaaattcaaaatgtttaaaagttggAATCCTTTCAGGAGAAAACCTGAAAAGTCGAAAGAGAATATAGCTTCACAGCGTCCAAAAGCCGATCGCTTTTACCAAGATGAAGATCCTTACAATTTGCCGAATCTGAAGGATAGGCCTAAAATTAAAAGTGCAACACCAGGTTTGACAAGACAGCACAGGAGTTTCGTAGTTAATAATTCACAACAACGTAACAGTGAAGTTTATAATAGTACTAATAATAGATCTGTTCTGAATGCATCAGGACCACTTTTGTCAACCCCTTTACTACCAAGAGTGAAAAGAGCAGTTGGCGCAAATGAAAGTTTTAGCCAGTTTAG cCCAGGATTTAGTCCATCTATACGTTCAGGAAACCGGTCCATTACCCGATCATCAACATTTCACTATGCTCCGAATCACCCGACAAAATCTACCCCTGGCACACTGCCAACCGTACGACTCCGGAAGACAAACCGGCGTTCATTTCTTGATACCAGCAACAGTTACAGTCAAAGCCCAAACACTGTCAAAATTGCACCTCCTGATCAGTCGGTTATATTTTCACCCAG ggTGTTGCCTCTCATCGAACAGAAGCCAGTTAATCAAAAACCGATTGACACCCAGGCCGTTGTTTGTGCTCTCCGACAACGCAG GAAGAGATCCATGGTTCAGACAGATGAGACTTTTGTGAACGAGTCTGACCAGCAAGCAAAGAGAAG ACGTCAGGATAGCAGCCAGTCGACAGCTTCTTCATCTTCCCTGCCACCGATGCCAGAAAATCTTCCCGATCTGTCGAACACGAGTTTGATGATGCATCTCGATCCAGTCAGTATGAAGCGCCCGTCTGCGCCGAGCCGTGACCCAATAGACAACTCTGACATGCACAGAGACAGCCCGGCGAAGAGAGCTCGCGGTGAAAGCAAGAACAACCCCATACTGAGTTCACTGAGCTCGGCCAAACGAGCGTTAGACAAGTCCGTGTTGGTGCAG AGAGATTCGCTGAAGCGAAAGCCATTAAGAAGTGTTGGTGATTGTGAAGAGTCAGTCTCTGAGTTCCTGAACTCGTCCGATCTAGTCAGAGATGAACAGAAATGCGCAGAGACGAG CATGGATGTTAAAGAAGATCAGTTTACTAAGCTGCATGAGAAGACTGAGTCCGACTTATCTTCCTTGAGAAATAAGAGTCAAAAT GACTCGTCTACCTCAACTCCTTCCAAACAGCCGGTGTTGGATGGAATTACGATGTCTGCTCGAAGACGACAGCGGTCACTGTATCCCACTCTCAACACTTCATTTCAGAAC gtTATAACGGGGAGCCTGTCAGTCAGTGTGGAAGACTATGAACAGGACCGCGCTCAAGAACAGCAGCGTGTTCACGACATGCTTAACGAGGTCGAGGCTGCACACAAacggaaacaaaacaaaggtcaAG TTGCTACATCCACAAGTGAAAGTCTCGGAACTGCCACAACATCAGTTTTCAGTTCCACAGCTCAAATATCACTGGGAGGCGTGTCTGCAACCAGCACATCGTTGTTGTTGACAACATCGACTTCTACAGCATCGACAAGCCAGGCTACGAGTGTTGTCCCCAGTCTTACAACAGCAGTGACGGCGTCATCATCATCCGCCACCTCATCATCGGTCACAACACAGCCACAATATTCCTTTAAGCCGGTATTTGGTTCTACCGCTGTTTCCCAAGCAAcggcaacaacaacagcagcagcagcgacGGCGTCTGGTTTAGTGTCGACACCAGCTTCGTCTACTACAACCACACAGCCATCTGGCTTCAGTATGGTGTTCCCACCACCTG GTTCTGCAGCCAGTCAATCAACAGAGAAAGCTCCGCCTCCATATCAGAGCAATACATCCAATGTTTCAGCCACTAATACGTTGGCTGCTTCGCAGGGTCTGTCAGCACCTGCTGCATCAAACTCTACACCGGCTGGTCTGTCTACAACACTTGTGTCCTCAACATCTGCACAAGGCAGTTTGTCTGCAACATCTACACTGGGAGGACTGTTTTCAGCATCCGTACAGAGCAGCATACCCTCAACATCTGTTCAGAATGCTTTACCTGCAACATCCACACTTGGAGGACTGTTTTCAGCATCTGTACAGAGCAGCATGCCCTCAGCATCTGCTCAGAATGGATTATCTACAACATCTGCACATAGTGGTTTACTCTCATCATCTGTCCAGACTGGTCTGTCTCCACTGTCTGTATTAAGTGCTTTATCGTCAACGACGGGGATTTCTGACCAGATGGGAGTGTCCTCGCAAGCCCAGCCCACAAGCAATCCTTTCAAAGTGCCAAATACACATACGTCTACGTCCTCAGCTCTTGGCACCAGCGGTGGATTCTCGTTTGCCGCACCTGCCGACAAGGCCGTAACGAACGCTGCACAGACATTGTTTGCTGCGTCGACACCGGTCACATCGTCGCAGGCTACCTCTAGCTTGGGTGCCTCATTATTTGCAGCCTCAGCAGCAGCAGCGGTGGCATCTTCGAAAGCTGTGTCCAGTTCGGGGTCATTGTTATTTGGTGCTACTTCTCAGAGTAATACTG GAAACCCCGGACAGAGTTTCGCATTTGGAAGCGGCGGTGGTGATTCTAACCCCAAGCCTGTTGGGTTTAACTTCGGACAGCCTGCCAGCACTGCAGGCCCGGTGTTCGGATCGAGCGGTGGACAGCCAGACGTAGTGAAGTCGGGCAAAGACGCTCTGAAGGTGAACCTGTTTGGAGCAAGCCCCGCCCCCACATCCTCCAAACCCTCCCCGTTTTCATTCGGACAGCCACCAAGTCAGACGTCAGCGGTGCCGAATCAGCAGGTCTCCTCCGCTCCAGGTCAGATGTTGTCATCGGGTTTTAATTTTGGCACAGCTCCCAGCAGCTCGAGTGCAAACCCGAATGCGCAGAATAAGCCGTCTGCTGGATTTCTCATGTCGGCGGGGCAACCTTCTTCCCAACCAAGTCAGAGTGCTATGTTTAATTTTGGTGCCGAGAACGCGACTTCGGGGAATACGTTTGGTGCGTTCGGCTCAAGTGTGGgaactgttgctgctactacagTTAGTACAGGTCCAGTGTCTGGCGGACCGGCACTGTTTTCATTTGGAGGTCCAAGTGCCAGCCAACCAAAACAGAATTTTGGATTCAGTGCCGCAACAACAGCCAGTAATACATTCGCTTTCAATGCAGCGTCTTCGCAGCCTCAGAAATCTCAAGGAAACACGATGCCGTCTTCGATGTTTGGAATGCCGAACCAAAGTGGTGGTTTTGGGTCCACCCAGCCGAAAAGTTCGGGTCCGGTTTTTGGTAGCACCACAGCGGCGCCGTCATTTGGAAGCTCGACAGCAGCAGTGTTTGGTAATACCGGAGACAAGAAGCCGGGTGGAATGGCGGGATCTTCATCTGGTTTCAACTTCGGTGTCAGTCAGCCAACATTTGGTGGAGGTTCTCAAACGTCTGCCCCAATGTTTGAGGCAGGGCAAGCAGCCCCAGCTTTTGGTGCATCACAGGCGACAAAGATGGGATTTGGGGCATCACAGGCTCCAGCTCAAGGATTTGGGGCATCACAGGCTCCAGCTCAAGGATTTGGGGCATCACAGACACCAGCTCAAGGATTTGGGGCATCACAGACTCCAGCACAAGGATTTGGGGCATCACAGACACCAGCTCAAGGATTTGGGTCCACACCGGCCCAGGTACCGAATTTCGGGTCATCGGTTGCAGCTTTTGGTACTCCTGCATTGGGTTCGGCGACATTCCAGTTTGGACAGAGTGGTGGTCAGCCAAGTACGGAAAACAAGGGTTTCAATTTCAGTGCAAGTTCGCCTCCTGTTTTCAACTTTG GTTCGACCAACCCTATTCCACAAATTGCAAACAACATGTTCACCAACAATACAAGCAGTGGAATTCCCCAGAAACCAAGAGCTGCTGGCAACCGATCACGAAGACGAGTACTCCGAAAATAA